The Desulfovibrio inopinatus DSM 10711 genome includes a region encoding these proteins:
- a CDS encoding tetratricopeptide repeat protein, whose translation MRYFLVLILLFASVSCSTYQKGNEALYAKDYQSSIADFEKALAENPNDLVVKRKLGYAFYKNKEYDKAVKIFDEVIGVKHNDPDSTFFLGLSLIGAGERVEGFKVLLDFKDGPMYELKQAVVYEAGVLQHQDLPIDIILTRMEQARDTGYCMFLQNAEAGPGSTNETGFSRLYLPLYNPAACEGGPF comes from the coding sequence ATGCGTTACTTTCTTGTCTTGATACTCCTTTTTGCGTCAGTCTCTTGTTCCACCTATCAAAAAGGGAATGAAGCTCTTTACGCTAAAGATTACCAAAGCTCCATCGCAGACTTTGAAAAAGCCCTGGCGGAAAATCCAAACGACCTCGTTGTTAAACGGAAACTCGGTTACGCTTTCTACAAAAATAAAGAGTATGATAAAGCTGTCAAAATTTTTGACGAAGTTATCGGGGTGAAACATAACGATCCCGATTCGACTTTTTTCCTGGGGCTATCGCTTATCGGGGCGGGAGAACGCGTCGAAGGCTTCAAAGTACTTTTAGATTTCAAAGACGGTCCAATGTATGAACTGAAACAGGCCGTTGTATACGAAGCTGGCGTGCTGCAACACCAAGACCTGCCCATCGACATCATTCTGACACGTATGGAGCAGGCCCGCGACACAGGGTACTGCATGTTTCTGCAAAATGCCGAGGCCGGACCAGGTTCAACCAATGAGACGGGCTTCAGTCGGCTCTACCTGCCACTCTACAACCCTGCCGCCTGCGAGGGCGGTCCCTTCTAG
- the thiL gene encoding thiamine-phosphate kinase, whose product MSKERITSETEFLNIIDKYFPNRHKHILLGRGDDAAVITSPGTLCVSTDLFMEDVHFRRSYFRPEDIGYKALAVNLSDMAAMGARPLGFTLAITAPRNTPVTFWDRVMAGMAELASANDLPLVGGDLNRSCGIGLSVTIWGESGESGRFLERGKVQPGDILFVIGELGLAAAGLGVLEDMDEDAIPRWPKATAAHLRPTLHMDSGPILAGIDGMTGLMDVSDGLAQDLPRLTGPNCGAELVLNSTMFNPEMIDIATRYKMNPVRLAVSGGEDYALLGAVNESAFETVMQAVPGVLRIGRVTETPGLLVNAKPFDEKGFDHFR is encoded by the coding sequence ATGTCGAAGGAGCGTATCACATCCGAGACGGAATTTCTGAATATTATAGATAAGTATTTCCCAAATCGACACAAGCATATCTTGCTTGGCCGAGGCGATGACGCTGCCGTTATCACATCTCCGGGTACGCTGTGTGTCTCGACGGACCTGTTTATGGAGGATGTCCATTTTCGACGGAGCTATTTTCGACCCGAGGACATCGGATACAAGGCGTTGGCCGTCAATTTAAGCGATATGGCAGCTATGGGGGCTCGTCCTCTCGGTTTTACGCTGGCAATAACGGCCCCACGGAATACCCCAGTGACCTTCTGGGATCGCGTTATGGCCGGCATGGCTGAATTGGCGTCTGCGAATGATCTGCCGCTGGTCGGTGGTGATCTCAACAGATCGTGTGGTATTGGATTGTCTGTCACAATTTGGGGTGAATCAGGGGAGTCAGGACGGTTTCTTGAGCGGGGGAAGGTACAACCCGGCGATATCCTGTTTGTTATTGGCGAACTCGGACTGGCTGCGGCTGGTCTCGGTGTCCTTGAAGATATGGATGAAGATGCTATTCCTCGCTGGCCCAAAGCAACTGCCGCACATCTTCGGCCGACATTGCACATGGACAGTGGCCCGATATTAGCTGGTATCGACGGAATGACGGGGCTGATGGACGTCTCTGATGGACTGGCACAAGATTTACCACGGCTGACCGGCCCCAATTGTGGCGCGGAGCTTGTCCTGAACAGTACGATGTTCAATCCCGAAATGATTGACATTGCCACGCGGTATAAAATGAATCCTGTTCGATTGGCTGTGTCTGGAGGCGAAGACTACGCACTCCTTGGCGCAGTCAACGAGTCTGCTTTTGAGACAGTGATGCAAGCCGTCCCTGGTGTCCTTCGTATTGGACGGGTCACCGAGACCCCAGGACTTCTTGTGAACGCGAAGCCCTTTGATGAAAAAGGCTTCGACCATTTTCGGTAA
- a CDS encoding efflux RND transporter periplasmic adaptor subunit: MKRSLFGILIALIVVGVAAAWFGGAFVTDRITPEKKSDFKTHNSEPAAVAFAVKTPVTQWYEAVGVVRPKLETSIESQVQATILDVLVRPGDTVTSGAPLIILDSRQLNARLEQAQEAVASAKSAKAQATQAISAAQARYDQTKADYGRMSTLVKSGAVTAQEVDKARSDFLQAQAALAQARDGVDMADAKVRQAEKSALDAKISLDYAVMKAPEDSQIVKRLAEPGDLAFPGKALLVLQTGSSLRLEAAVREGLIAKARVGERFPVTIEALADTEGGGKTTAVIEEVVPFADPKTRTFLVKVGLPALDGAYPGMFGRLFIPLGKRDAVLVPAKALRRIGQLDMVRVKEGDTWRDVAVRTGKTRDNMVEIVSGLNGGEELALFDTASPESASPGDGAQTASPQTTTETAEPAKEAQ, from the coding sequence ATGAAACGATCTCTCTTCGGTATTCTTATCGCTCTCATTGTGGTTGGTGTAGCTGCGGCATGGTTTGGTGGTGCTTTTGTCACCGATCGCATTACGCCAGAAAAAAAATCCGATTTCAAAACGCATAATTCGGAACCGGCAGCGGTGGCATTTGCCGTCAAAACACCGGTAACCCAATGGTATGAAGCTGTGGGTGTTGTTCGTCCAAAGCTGGAAACGAGTATAGAGTCGCAAGTACAAGCGACGATTCTCGATGTGCTTGTTCGGCCAGGAGATACCGTGACCTCCGGAGCTCCACTTATCATTTTGGATAGCCGACAGCTCAATGCACGTCTTGAGCAGGCGCAAGAAGCCGTTGCTTCGGCCAAAAGCGCCAAGGCCCAGGCAACCCAAGCTATAAGCGCTGCCCAGGCTCGGTATGATCAGACCAAAGCCGACTATGGGCGTATGAGCACACTCGTCAAGTCAGGGGCGGTGACGGCGCAGGAAGTCGACAAAGCCCGTTCTGATTTCCTGCAAGCACAAGCAGCACTTGCTCAGGCCAGAGATGGCGTGGACATGGCGGATGCCAAAGTGCGTCAGGCTGAAAAATCTGCGTTGGATGCGAAAATATCGCTTGATTATGCCGTTATGAAAGCCCCGGAAGATTCACAAATCGTGAAACGTCTTGCCGAACCTGGTGATCTTGCTTTTCCGGGGAAAGCACTGCTTGTTCTCCAGACCGGATCAAGTCTTCGGTTGGAAGCTGCTGTACGGGAAGGACTCATTGCGAAAGCCCGTGTCGGCGAACGCTTTCCGGTAACAATAGAAGCACTGGCCGATACCGAAGGTGGAGGCAAGACCACGGCCGTTATTGAAGAGGTCGTCCCGTTCGCTGATCCCAAAACGCGGACATTTCTTGTAAAAGTCGGTCTTCCCGCTCTGGATGGAGCATATCCCGGCATGTTTGGCCGGTTGTTTATTCCTTTGGGAAAACGCGACGCCGTTCTTGTTCCTGCCAAGGCATTACGTCGTATCGGACAGCTCGATATGGTCCGCGTGAAGGAAGGGGATACCTGGCGTGATGTTGCTGTACGTACAGGGAAGACACGAGACAATATGGTTGAGATTGTATCTGGACTCAATGGGGGCGAAGAGTTGGCCCTCTTCGATACGGCCTCTCCTGAATCGGCCTCACCAGGCGATGGAGCGCAAACGGCATCGCCACAGACCACGACTGAGACGGCCGAACCGGCCAAGGAGGCACAGTAG
- a CDS encoding cytochrome ubiquinol oxidase subunit I, translating to MDVLMLSRLQFAVATFFHFIFVPLTLGLSVLLAIMETRYVMTGDETYKRMAKFWGKLFLINFALGVVTGITLEFQFGTNWSRYSEYVGDIFGSLLAIEATAAFFLESTFIAVWVFGWERLSAKMHCVAIWLVAIASNLSAVWIILANGFMQHPVGYVIRNGRAELADFMEVVTNIFAWNQFLHTIFGAYLLAGFFVMGISAWHLLRKQNIDFFTKSFRIGMWFGLIFSILVAVQGHHHGNEVAQIQPAKLAAMESHWETQTYAPMYLLVMPDEENETNSIQLLGIPGMLSILAYNNPAAEVKGLKDFPKEDRPPVLLTFLSFRLMVGLGTLFPLLGIWAFIKRKKLMENPLLLRVMMYAIPLPYLALEAGWALAEIGRQPWIVYGLMRTSDAVSPIDPSQVTMTLIAFILVYGLLGALDIFLLAKYAKKGPEEAKA from the coding sequence ATGGACGTTTTGATGTTATCACGGCTCCAATTTGCCGTGGCCACGTTTTTCCACTTTATTTTTGTTCCACTGACGCTTGGGTTGTCCGTGCTGCTTGCCATCATGGAAACGCGATACGTTATGACCGGTGATGAAACCTACAAACGCATGGCAAAATTTTGGGGGAAACTCTTCCTTATCAACTTTGCGCTCGGGGTTGTCACCGGTATCACGCTGGAATTTCAATTCGGAACCAACTGGTCACGATATTCAGAGTACGTCGGCGATATATTTGGTTCTTTGCTGGCTATCGAAGCCACGGCTGCCTTTTTTCTTGAATCGACATTCATTGCCGTCTGGGTTTTCGGCTGGGAACGTCTTTCGGCAAAAATGCACTGTGTCGCCATCTGGCTTGTTGCCATCGCCTCGAACCTGTCAGCTGTCTGGATCATTCTCGCCAACGGGTTCATGCAACATCCTGTTGGATATGTCATTCGAAACGGTCGTGCCGAGCTGGCGGACTTCATGGAAGTCGTGACCAATATCTTTGCCTGGAATCAATTTTTACACACCATTTTCGGAGCCTACCTGCTGGCAGGCTTTTTTGTTATGGGCATTTCTGCATGGCACCTGCTGCGTAAGCAAAATATCGATTTCTTCACCAAATCTTTTCGAATCGGTATGTGGTTCGGTCTCATTTTCTCCATCCTCGTTGCGGTCCAAGGCCATCACCACGGCAACGAAGTCGCTCAAATTCAGCCAGCGAAGCTCGCTGCCATGGAATCGCATTGGGAAACGCAGACGTATGCCCCCATGTACCTTCTTGTCATGCCTGACGAAGAAAATGAAACCAATAGCATACAGCTCCTCGGCATCCCCGGCATGTTGAGCATACTGGCCTACAACAACCCCGCCGCTGAAGTTAAAGGCCTCAAAGACTTCCCCAAAGAAGATCGCCCCCCTGTATTGCTGACATTCCTGTCGTTCCGCCTCATGGTTGGCTTGGGAACGCTCTTCCCACTCCTCGGTATCTGGGCGTTCATCAAGCGTAAAAAATTGATGGAAAACCCGTTGCTGTTACGCGTGATGATGTATGCCATCCCACTTCCTTATCTTGCCTTAGAAGCTGGTTGGGCTTTGGCTGAAATCGGCCGCCAGCCGTGGATTGTGTATGGCTTGATGCGTACGAGCGATGCTGTCTCACCGATTGATCCGTCACAGGTCACCATGACTCTGATTGCCTTTATCCTTGTGTATGGCTTGCTTGGCGCGCTCGATATTTTCCTGCTTGCCAAATATGCCAAGAAAGGTCCTGAAGAGGCCAAAGCCTAA
- the mnmA gene encoding tRNA 2-thiouridine(34) synthase MnmA, whose protein sequence is MTPSYDIISDTSNVPVAVAVSGGRDSLLALVLAQRHYASVIAVHAFFQPPNASLRQTADALSLQCAQRGIPFHAVDLSREFERNVVQPFTTSYAAGQTPNPCALCNRTMKFGLLMDVAASLGAERLVTGHYARLALHTQWGTVLQRGDDEKKEQSYFLTLVPPERLARAVFPLADWHKVNVGPELDTMGLVPPVAAESREICFVPGDDYRAFLTKRKVRLSGPGDIVLSDGTILGKHQGLWRHTIGQRKGLGVAYSEPLYVLGKDIARNRLVVGIKSQLQATTCHAVDVNLLVDPAHWPQRVAAQTCYRQKPRPASVVWADGRLSLTFEEPVTRPTPGQIAAVYTLEGTALAGGRVVEWQVEPTEARLIG, encoded by the coding sequence ATGACGCCTTCATACGACATCATTTCTGATACATCAAATGTTCCTGTTGCCGTCGCGGTCAGTGGCGGGCGAGACAGCCTGCTTGCTTTGGTCCTGGCTCAACGCCACTATGCCTCGGTTATCGCTGTTCATGCTTTTTTTCAGCCGCCGAATGCGTCGTTGCGTCAGACGGCCGACGCATTGTCTCTTCAATGTGCACAGCGTGGCATTCCGTTTCATGCGGTTGATTTGAGCCGCGAGTTTGAACGTAATGTCGTCCAACCATTTACGACGTCGTATGCTGCTGGCCAAACACCGAATCCGTGTGCGCTGTGTAATCGTACGATGAAATTCGGTCTTCTCATGGATGTGGCGGCATCGCTTGGTGCAGAACGTTTGGTCACCGGCCATTACGCTCGTCTTGCCCTGCACACGCAATGGGGGACTGTTCTCCAGCGAGGAGATGACGAAAAAAAAGAGCAGAGTTACTTTCTGACTTTGGTTCCACCGGAACGGCTGGCCAGGGCGGTTTTTCCTTTGGCTGATTGGCACAAGGTCAATGTCGGGCCCGAACTGGATACAATGGGGCTTGTGCCGCCCGTTGCGGCGGAAAGTCGTGAGATTTGTTTTGTCCCAGGCGATGATTACCGCGCATTTCTCACAAAACGGAAGGTCCGGTTAAGCGGTCCTGGCGACATTGTGTTGTCCGATGGAACAATACTTGGCAAACATCAAGGGTTGTGGCGACATACAATCGGCCAACGCAAGGGCTTGGGAGTGGCCTATAGTGAGCCCTTATATGTGCTTGGGAAAGATATTGCGCGTAATCGTCTTGTTGTCGGTATCAAGTCACAATTGCAGGCAACTACGTGCCACGCCGTTGATGTAAACTTGCTTGTCGACCCCGCGCATTGGCCTCAACGTGTTGCCGCGCAGACTTGCTACCGCCAAAAGCCTCGACCGGCATCGGTTGTGTGGGCCGATGGACGGCTTTCGCTCACTTTCGAAGAACCCGTGACTCGACCCACCCCGGGACAAATTGCCGCCGTCTATACCCTAGAAGGGACCGCCCTCGCAGGCGGCAGGGTTGTAGAGTGGCAGGTAGAGCCGACTGAAGCCCGTCTCATTGGTTGA
- the ribB gene encoding 3,4-dihydroxy-2-butanone-4-phosphate synthase, whose product MNQPFSIFSSLSEEFGTPEQRVEKALAALQAGRGVIVTDDEDRENEGDLIFAASSLTEEQMAVLIRECSGIVCLCLPPDRVRRLELPMMVDNNSSRYQTAFTVSIEAAQGVTTGVSAADRVTTIKAAIADDAKPEDLSHPGHVFPLRATPGGVLERRGHTEATVDLMRLAELPPFGVLCELTNPDGTMARLPEIVLFARQHDMPVLTIEDIASYRLARLA is encoded by the coding sequence ATGAATCAGCCCTTCTCCATCTTTTCGTCTCTGTCCGAAGAGTTCGGAACTCCCGAACAACGTGTAGAAAAAGCTCTTGCTGCCTTGCAAGCCGGTCGTGGTGTCATTGTGACCGATGACGAAGATCGTGAAAACGAAGGTGACCTCATTTTTGCGGCATCGTCATTGACCGAAGAGCAAATGGCTGTACTTATTCGTGAGTGCAGCGGTATTGTGTGCTTGTGTCTTCCTCCGGATCGGGTTCGTCGATTGGAACTTCCCATGATGGTGGATAACAATTCGAGCCGCTACCAGACCGCGTTCACCGTGTCCATTGAAGCTGCTCAAGGTGTGACGACGGGCGTTTCTGCGGCAGATCGGGTGACGACCATTAAAGCGGCTATTGCTGACGATGCCAAGCCCGAAGACCTGAGCCATCCCGGCCATGTTTTCCCCTTGCGTGCGACACCCGGCGGGGTGCTTGAACGTCGCGGACATACGGAAGCGACGGTTGACCTGATGCGTTTGGCTGAGTTACCGCCGTTTGGTGTGTTATGCGAATTGACCAACCCCGACGGTACCATGGCACGTTTGCCCGAGATTGTACTGTTTGCTCGGCAGCATGACATGCCTGTTTTGACCATTGAAGATATCGCAAGTTACCGTCTGGCTCGTCTCGCATAA
- a CDS encoding DMT family transporter, with product MLQLIIGAFLISFSPVFVKLAGLAPEMAAMYRNVFGALIFVAYLSWRPVSTSVIGAVWPLAIVASLFFGADLTFWHASIHIVGPGMATMLVNFQVFFLAFLAMALFREFPAGRFYWGMILALFGLYAIVGMDAETRANQALGITLALVGAFLYACFIATFKLVLARAGSQAIVIVMTMVSVSTAIILALYSFVSGTSFAIPSLFTLAMILCYALACHVVGWFLISQGLTRVPAATAGLVLLLQPTFAYIWDLFFFDKTLGPTEGIGVLLALAGIYLGSSRKMRYHHRVASR from the coding sequence ATGCTCCAGCTCATTATCGGAGCGTTTCTTATTAGTTTCTCACCGGTTTTTGTAAAATTGGCCGGTCTTGCGCCAGAAATGGCGGCAATGTATCGAAACGTATTTGGCGCGCTCATCTTCGTTGCGTATTTATCCTGGCGACCTGTTTCCACGTCCGTGATCGGTGCGGTGTGGCCGCTGGCTATTGTAGCATCATTATTTTTTGGCGCTGACCTGACATTTTGGCATGCCTCGATTCATATTGTCGGTCCCGGCATGGCCACAATGCTTGTCAATTTCCAAGTTTTTTTTCTTGCATTTCTCGCGATGGCGTTATTTCGCGAGTTTCCCGCTGGCCGGTTTTATTGGGGGATGATCCTCGCGTTGTTCGGGTTGTATGCCATTGTCGGGATGGACGCGGAAACACGAGCAAACCAAGCGCTTGGTATAACGCTGGCACTTGTTGGAGCTTTTTTATATGCCTGCTTTATTGCCACGTTTAAACTTGTACTCGCCAGGGCGGGCAGTCAGGCGATTGTGATCGTCATGACCATGGTCAGCGTGTCGACTGCAATAATTCTGGCTCTCTACAGTTTCGTGTCAGGCACCTCGTTTGCTATCCCGTCTTTGTTCACACTCGCGATGATTTTGTGTTATGCGTTGGCGTGTCATGTTGTGGGATGGTTCCTCATTTCGCAAGGGTTGACCCGTGTCCCTGCGGCGACGGCAGGATTGGTGCTCTTACTGCAACCAACGTTTGCCTACATCTGGGATTTGTTTTTTTTCGACAAGACACTGGGGCCAACCGAAGGAATCGGTGTATTGCTTGCGTTAGCCGGTATTTATCTTGGGTCATCGCGAAAAATGCGTTACCATCATCGGGTAGCCTCTCGATAG
- a CDS encoding D-glycero-alpha-D-manno-heptose-1,7-bisphosphate 7-phosphatase — translation MPGLREMFKTLTAVCRMGKLFKNILLDRDGTIIRDKHYLCDPDGVELLPGVTVALARMCQRGVRLFVVSNQSGIGRRYFKESACIAVNARMASLLAAQGVEITDSVYCRHHPDAMCHCRKPNTGLWEKLVSDYGLDPHETIMIGDKLSDVVFAQNCDLALSILVLTGHGADQARKAGLHLHKHEGPCRVFDSAAGVPDILARDVPTALHHLASRFM, via the coding sequence ATGCCAGGGCTACGTGAGATGTTCAAGACCCTGACGGCGGTTTGCAGAATGGGAAAATTATTCAAGAATATTCTCCTTGATCGGGACGGCACCATTATTAGGGATAAACACTACCTGTGTGATCCCGACGGAGTCGAATTATTACCCGGCGTTACTGTGGCGTTAGCTCGCATGTGTCAGCGTGGGGTGCGGCTTTTTGTTGTCTCCAACCAGTCAGGTATAGGGCGAAGATATTTTAAAGAGTCGGCGTGTATCGCCGTCAACGCCCGAATGGCATCGCTGTTGGCCGCTCAGGGTGTCGAAATTACAGACAGTGTATATTGCAGACATCATCCCGATGCGATGTGTCATTGTCGTAAACCGAATACCGGGTTATGGGAGAAGCTTGTCAGCGATTATGGTCTTGATCCCCATGAAACGATCATGATTGGAGATAAATTGAGTGATGTCGTGTTTGCCCAAAATTGCGACCTCGCCTTGTCGATTCTTGTCTTGACCGGGCACGGAGCCGATCAGGCAAGAAAAGCCGGGCTCCATCTCCATAAACATGAAGGCCCATGTCGTGTTTTTGATTCCGCCGCCGGTGTGCCAGATATACTGGCCAGAGACGTCCCGACGGCCTTGCACCATCTGGCTTCCAGATTCATGTAA
- the tsaA gene encoding tRNA (N6-threonylcarbamoyladenosine(37)-N6)-methyltransferase TrmO, which produces MDVSAIGVVRSSLKDVAVAPKNEFEGAPMATIELKTPYLAGLDGVQPGTEIIVLTWLHQADRNVLAVHPRGDASREKRGVFSTRSPDRPNPIGIHRVAVLGLDGGRLTVSNLEAIDGTPVIDIKCIRDRNREQAFAAGIAPNDGNALIEAGRLAWQRGLVAGFNGNLSLRQANTCIITASGCAKGHLKPSDLVALDIDSGNVIGGTAKASTETGLHLEIYRRQPEAHAIVHCHPPHLLSLSLLQTASPLLSPPLYEADVFRNMLTQVPAITPGTQELADAAGDAATRTRAVFLRRHGLVCWGTSLIEALGLTEEMESLARIQLLMRG; this is translated from the coding sequence ATGGATGTCTCTGCTATAGGTGTGGTCCGATCCAGCCTCAAAGATGTAGCGGTTGCTCCGAAAAATGAATTTGAAGGCGCTCCGATGGCGACTATCGAACTCAAGACGCCTTACCTGGCGGGGCTTGACGGGGTGCAACCGGGGACTGAGATTATCGTTTTAACGTGGCTTCATCAGGCGGATCGGAATGTACTGGCCGTGCATCCTCGGGGTGACGCTTCGCGAGAAAAACGAGGTGTCTTCTCCACGCGTTCTCCCGATAGACCAAATCCCATAGGTATTCATCGCGTTGCCGTGTTGGGGCTTGATGGTGGACGCCTTACCGTCTCGAACCTGGAAGCTATTGATGGGACACCCGTTATCGACATCAAGTGCATTCGTGACAGAAATCGTGAACAAGCGTTTGCGGCGGGGATTGCGCCAAACGACGGCAATGCACTTATTGAAGCCGGCCGATTGGCTTGGCAACGTGGTTTGGTAGCCGGCTTTAACGGGAATTTGAGTTTGCGTCAGGCCAATACCTGTATCATTACGGCCTCGGGTTGTGCCAAAGGCCATTTAAAGCCTTCCGATCTTGTTGCACTGGATATCGATTCAGGAAACGTGATTGGTGGAACGGCGAAGGCATCGACGGAAACCGGCTTACATCTTGAAATATATCGTCGGCAACCGGAGGCACATGCCATCGTGCATTGTCATCCGCCGCATCTTTTATCGTTGTCACTCTTGCAAACAGCGTCGCCACTGTTGTCTCCTCCTCTTTACGAAGCAGATGTTTTTCGTAATATGCTTACGCAAGTTCCAGCGATTACACCGGGAACGCAAGAGTTGGCTGATGCGGCTGGTGATGCGGCAACACGAACACGAGCGGTGTTTTTACGCCGCCATGGATTGGTCTGCTGGGGAACGTCACTTATTGAAGCCCTGGGCCTTACGGAAGAAATGGAATCCCTTGCTCGTATTCAACTCCTTATGAGAGGATAA